The Edaphobacter sp. 12200R-103 genome contains a region encoding:
- the yidC gene encoding membrane protein insertase YidC, translating to MAEFKNPNQQGGGGQENRSLFAIMFFMIAVFFGLSYYRQKTNPKTVSPNAPAATQSARPAAPAAPSAPAATPTSAPAPGNSAAAATPAVQATAESTTVIENELYRIEFTNRGAQVKSWLLKQYKDSEGHPLNLVHTQAADKFGYPLSLHTYDSGVNATLSQSLYVPSATGNLTAPAKLTFHYSAGGLDVTKTFSFDETYVLHADVQVLRNGTPLRALISWPGGFGDQDTALGYSGAQIDYSRDAKDEHIAAKKVSGGATLNGPFDWAGVSDTYFGAIFLPDSPATSTMVTLHNELDVAKTIHRSGFGSTSSSAKAINVSILGAAFGDTSGHTQTRIFVGPKAINVIRNVYATSSNGNKISLSPLLEFGFWGSIGKYLFLALQFIHLHVIANWGWAIILLTLIINIVQLPLRIKTMRSSIKMMRIQPQMDAIKERYKKYKINDPKRNEMNAEIMKLQKDNGVNMFGGCIPTLITLPLLYAFYAMLPRVIELRHAHWLWLPDLTSPDPYYILPVVMVISQFLMQYYTPSPGVDPQQQKMMAYFMPLITGYFVLTYASGLGLYWAVGNFFGIAQQWIMMKYTSMGREMKEIAAKRARRKAGAPVIQGKR from the coding sequence TTGGCAGAGTTTAAAAACCCTAATCAGCAGGGCGGAGGCGGGCAGGAAAACCGCTCTCTCTTCGCCATCATGTTCTTCATGATCGCCGTCTTCTTTGGCCTCAGCTACTACCGGCAGAAGACGAATCCGAAGACAGTCTCGCCCAACGCCCCTGCCGCCACGCAGTCAGCCAGGCCGGCCGCGCCTGCGGCTCCATCTGCCCCGGCCGCCACGCCCACGTCTGCGCCTGCACCCGGCAATTCTGCCGCCGCCGCAACTCCCGCAGTTCAGGCCACTGCGGAATCCACCACTGTCATTGAGAACGAGCTCTACCGCATCGAATTCACCAATCGCGGCGCCCAGGTCAAAAGCTGGCTCCTCAAGCAGTACAAGGACTCCGAGGGCCACCCCCTCAACCTCGTCCATACCCAGGCCGCCGATAAGTTCGGCTATCCGCTCTCGCTCCACACCTATGACTCCGGTGTAAACGCCACCCTCTCCCAGTCGCTTTACGTGCCCTCCGCGACCGGCAACCTGACCGCCCCGGCCAAGCTGACCTTCCACTACTCCGCTGGCGGCCTCGACGTTACCAAGACCTTCTCCTTCGACGAGACCTACGTCCTCCACGCCGACGTCCAGGTCCTCCGCAACGGAACCCCCCTCCGGGCCCTCATCTCCTGGCCCGGCGGCTTCGGCGATCAGGACACCGCCCTCGGATACAGTGGCGCCCAGATCGACTACTCCCGCGACGCGAAGGATGAGCACATCGCTGCCAAGAAGGTCTCCGGCGGCGCCACCCTCAACGGTCCCTTCGACTGGGCCGGTGTCAGCGACACCTACTTCGGCGCTATCTTCCTGCCGGACTCGCCCGCCACCTCCACGATGGTCACGCTGCACAACGAGCTTGACGTCGCCAAGACCATCCACCGCTCCGGCTTCGGTTCCACTTCGTCCTCGGCAAAGGCCATCAATGTCTCCATCCTGGGCGCGGCCTTCGGCGACACCAGCGGCCACACCCAGACCCGTATCTTTGTCGGCCCCAAGGCCATCAACGTAATTCGCAACGTCTACGCCACCTCCAGCAACGGCAACAAGATCTCGCTCTCCCCGCTGCTGGAGTTCGGCTTCTGGGGCTCCATCGGCAAGTACCTCTTCCTCGCCCTGCAGTTCATCCATCTGCACGTCATCGCCAACTGGGGATGGGCCATCATCCTGCTGACCCTCATCATCAACATCGTCCAGCTGCCGCTGCGCATCAAGACCATGCGCTCCAGCATCAAGATGATGCGCATTCAGCCCCAGATGGACGCCATCAAGGAGCGCTACAAGAAGTACAAGATCAACGACCCCAAGCGGAACGAGATGAACGCCGAGATCATGAAGCTCCAGAAGGACAACGGGGTCAACATGTTCGGCGGCTGCATTCCCACGCTCATCACGCTGCCGCTCCTGTATGCCTTCTACGCCATGCTGCCGCGCGTCATCGAGCTGCGCCACGCCCACTGGCTCTGGCTGCCGGACCTCACCTCGCCCGACCCGTATTACATCCTTCCCGTCGTCATGGTCATCAGCCAGTTCCTGATGCAGTACTACACGCCTTCTCCGGGGGTCGATCCTCAGCAGCAGAAGATGATGGCCTACTTCATGCCGCTCATCACCGGATACTTCGTCCTCACCTACGCCTCCGGTCTCGGCCTCTACTGGGCCGTCGGCAACTTCTTCGGCATCGCACAGCAATGGATCATGATGAAGTACACCTCCATGGGCCGCGAGATGAAAGAGATCGCCGCCAAACGAGCCCGACGCAAAGCCGGAGCACCCGTCATCCAGGGCAAGCGCTGA